A window of Cellulomonas fimi contains these coding sequences:
- a CDS encoding response regulator — protein MTAPVRVVVVDDDPLVRTGLRLILGGAPDVELVGEAADGQAGVDVVVRTAPDVVLMDVRMPRMDGLAAHRRLRDLGSRARVLVLTTFDADDLVLTALRQGAAGFLLKDTPPPDLVAAVRRVAQGEPMLSPSVTSQLIAAVTAAPAGDPPRARARALLATLTEREREVAEAVGAGMSNAEIARELHLGVATVKTHVGNVLTKLDATNRVQIARWVHEAGDERA, from the coding sequence ATGACCGCGCCCGTCCGCGTCGTCGTGGTCGACGACGACCCGCTGGTGCGCACGGGCCTGCGGCTGATCCTCGGCGGCGCGCCCGACGTCGAGCTCGTCGGCGAGGCGGCCGACGGGCAGGCGGGTGTCGACGTCGTGGTCCGGACCGCGCCCGACGTCGTCCTCATGGACGTCCGGATGCCGCGCATGGACGGCCTCGCCGCGCACCGCCGGCTGCGCGACCTCGGCTCCCGTGCGCGCGTGCTCGTGCTCACGACGTTCGACGCCGACGACCTCGTCCTCACCGCGCTGCGGCAGGGGGCCGCGGGGTTCCTGCTCAAGGACACGCCGCCGCCCGACCTGGTCGCGGCCGTCCGGCGCGTCGCGCAGGGCGAGCCGATGCTGTCCCCGAGCGTCACGTCGCAGCTCATCGCGGCCGTCACGGCGGCACCGGCCGGTGACCCGCCCCGTGCCCGCGCGCGGGCGCTCCTCGCGACGCTCACCGAGCGCGAGCGCGAGGTCGCCGAGGCGGTCGGCGCCGGCATGTCGAACGCCGAGATCGCGCGCGAGCTGCACCTCGGCGTCGCGACCGTGAAGACGCACGTCGGCAACGTCCTCACGAAGCTCGACGCGACGAACCGCGTGCAGATCGCCCGCTGGGTCCACGAGGCGGGCGACGAGCGCGCCTGA
- a CDS encoding sensor histidine kinase: MSSVVVAPPTPDVWLHPRWRGWSRAWRYLLAGGLGVALWMAQVVALTMPDAAGETAVAPSEEVVGGAIVLDLVLGVVALSLLPLRRRFPLAVAVATTAATAVSVVAIGPATFAIVSMSTWRRGRWLVVVGLTWLATTLYSTFVHVPRVWLADTSPATHITDVLIGLAVLALAVGTGQGIATRRELVASLHARAQAAERERALAAEVAREAERTRIAREMHDVLAHRISLVALHAGALAYRDDLSREQVVETAETIAGAAHAALAELRDVLGVLRDPAQPDAVERPQPTLQEIPALVAEAREAGAEVSLDTAGLAPDAVRELGASVSRTAFRVVQEALTNARKHAPRQPVEVVLAGAPGGDLAVEVRNRAFLTASSGHRPGVGLVGLTERATLAGGELEHGYQGDGTFVVRARLPWPA, translated from the coding sequence ATGTCCTCCGTCGTCGTCGCCCCGCCGACGCCCGACGTCTGGCTGCACCCCCGGTGGCGCGGGTGGTCCCGGGCCTGGCGCTACCTCCTGGCCGGCGGGCTCGGCGTCGCGCTCTGGATGGCCCAGGTCGTCGCCCTCACCATGCCGGACGCCGCCGGCGAGACCGCCGTCGCGCCGTCCGAGGAGGTCGTCGGCGGTGCGATCGTCCTCGACCTCGTGCTCGGCGTCGTCGCTCTGTCGCTCCTGCCGCTGCGCCGCCGGTTCCCGCTCGCCGTGGCGGTCGCGACGACCGCCGCGACCGCGGTGTCCGTCGTCGCGATCGGCCCCGCGACGTTCGCCATCGTGTCGATGTCGACGTGGCGTCGCGGCCGGTGGCTCGTCGTCGTCGGCCTCACCTGGCTCGCCACGACCCTGTACTCGACGTTCGTGCACGTGCCGCGCGTCTGGCTGGCCGACACCTCGCCCGCCACGCACATCACCGACGTCCTCATCGGGCTCGCCGTCCTCGCGCTCGCGGTCGGCACCGGCCAGGGCATCGCGACGCGACGCGAGCTCGTCGCGTCGCTTCACGCCCGCGCCCAGGCCGCCGAGCGGGAGCGCGCGCTCGCGGCCGAGGTCGCGCGCGAGGCGGAGCGCACGCGGATCGCCCGCGAGATGCACGACGTCCTCGCGCACCGGATCTCGCTCGTGGCGCTGCACGCCGGGGCGCTCGCGTACCGCGACGACCTCTCGCGCGAGCAGGTCGTCGAGACCGCGGAGACGATCGCGGGTGCCGCGCACGCCGCGCTCGCCGAGCTGCGCGACGTGCTCGGCGTCCTGCGCGACCCGGCCCAGCCGGACGCCGTCGAGCGGCCGCAGCCGACCCTCCAGGAGATCCCCGCGCTCGTCGCGGAGGCGCGCGAGGCGGGTGCGGAGGTCAGCCTCGACACCGCGGGCCTCGCGCCCGACGCCGTCCGCGAGCTCGGCGCGTCGGTGTCCCGCACCGCGTTCCGCGTCGTCCAGGAGGCGCTCACCAACGCGCGCAAGCACGCCCCGCGGCAGCCCGTCGAGGTCGTGCTCGCCGGCGCGCCCGGGGGTGACCTCGCGGTCGAGGTCCGCAACCGCGCGTTCCTCACCGCGAGCAGCGGTCACCGTCCCGGCGTCGGGCTCGTCGGGCTGACCGAGCGTGCGACGCTCGCGGGGGGCGAGCTCGAGCACGGCTACCAGGGCGACGGCACGTTCGTCGTGCGGGCGCGCCTGCCGTGGCCGGCATGA
- a CDS encoding ChaB family protein: MPKTRRDGDPIPDELPSTLQRSGDKAQRTFAHAHDAALEQYDGDEERAYRVAFAALKHTHEKVGDSWRPKEEYGPSDARAEEGGLDSDAPTAGGVDANASKAHLYDVATELGVRGRSRMTKAELVDAIRRENDRRSRAALR; encoded by the coding sequence GTGCCGAAGACGAGGCGCGACGGCGACCCGATCCCGGACGAGCTGCCCAGCACCCTGCAACGGTCCGGCGACAAGGCGCAGCGCACGTTCGCGCACGCCCACGACGCCGCCCTCGAGCAGTACGACGGGGACGAGGAACGGGCCTACCGCGTCGCGTTCGCGGCGCTCAAGCACACGCACGAGAAGGTCGGCGACAGCTGGCGCCCGAAGGAGGAGTACGGGCCGTCCGACGCGCGCGCCGAGGAGGGCGGCCTCGACAGCGACGCCCCGACGGCCGGCGGCGTCGACGCGAACGCGTCGAAGGCCCACCTGTACGACGTCGCGACCGAGCTCGGTGTGCGGGGGCGCTCCCGCATGACGAAGGCCGAGCTCGTCGACGCGATCCGGCGGGAGAACGACCGCCGCTCGCGCGCCGCCCTCCGCTGA
- a CDS encoding pentapeptide repeat-containing protein, with translation MAGTSPDGRPVLDLRADCARCAALCCVALPFQRSADFAFDKPGGVPCRNLRDDLRCGVHAHLRDRGFAGCTVFDCFGAGQRVTAAFAGRDWRDGADVAGPMFAAFGVQRRLHELAWYLVDAAGRPVPAALADEAQSLLARVAALADAAPDDPARGGVDALHATVDGLLARVSAAVRGAARRSLPGRRRDRRRADLVGARLRDADLRTVDLRGAWLMGADLRGADLRIADLVGADLRGADLRGADLTDALFVTGPQAAAARGDAVTRLPGRVPRPTHWTASVAR, from the coding sequence ATGGCGGGGACGTCACCCGACGGCAGGCCCGTCCTCGACCTCCGGGCGGACTGCGCGCGGTGCGCCGCGCTGTGCTGCGTCGCCCTGCCGTTCCAGCGGTCGGCGGACTTCGCGTTCGACAAGCCCGGCGGCGTCCCGTGCCGGAACCTGCGCGACGACCTGCGCTGCGGCGTGCACGCGCACCTGCGCGACCGCGGGTTCGCGGGGTGCACGGTGTTCGACTGCTTCGGGGCCGGTCAGCGCGTGACCGCCGCGTTCGCCGGTCGGGACTGGCGCGACGGCGCGGACGTCGCGGGGCCGATGTTCGCCGCGTTCGGGGTGCAGCGGCGGCTGCACGAGCTCGCGTGGTACCTCGTCGACGCCGCCGGGCGCCCGGTGCCCGCCGCCCTGGCGGACGAGGCGCAGTCGCTGCTCGCGCGCGTCGCTGCGCTCGCGGACGCCGCGCCGGACGACCCCGCCCGGGGCGGCGTCGACGCTCTGCACGCGACGGTCGACGGCCTGCTCGCACGCGTGAGCGCGGCGGTGCGCGGTGCCGCGCGGCGGTCCCTGCCCGGGCGACGGCGCGACCGGCGACGGGCCGACCTCGTGGGCGCGCGGCTGCGGGACGCGGACCTGCGCACGGTCGACCTGCGCGGCGCGTGGCTCATGGGGGCGGACCTGCGGGGCGCCGACCTGCGGATCGCGGACCTCGTGGGCGCCGACCTGCGCGGTGCGGACCTGCGCGGCGCGGACCTGACGGACGCCCTGTTCGTCACGGGCCCGCAGGCCGCCGCGGCGCGCGGCGACGCCGTCACCCGGCTGCCCGGACGCGTCCCGCGTCCCACCCACTGGACGGCGTCGGTCGCCCGCTGA
- a CDS encoding sodium-translocating pyrophosphatase, with protein sequence MTVSTTPSRESATTTRSVARPAARHTPVPARTAGRTRTATTTAGWLALAAVVALLSGCASTTSTDTSEGAPHGGEAGLALPDLSSVTIAGLPGRVWLGVGLVVCALGLAFGVTVVAQLKRLPVHGSMRSVSELIYTTCKAYLVQQGRFLLVLWGFIAAVIVVYYRVLVGFDWGRVAVVIAFSLVGMAGSYSVAWFGIRVNTYANSRTAFAALRGRALPLHRIPLRSGMAIGMVLISLELAIMLVILLFLPGDLAGACFIGFAVGESLGAAALRIAGGIFTKIADIGSDLMKIAFKIKEDDARNPGVIADCTGDNAGDSVGPSADGFETYGVTGVALVTFVLLGVPDPGVQAALLVWIFVVRAVMIAASGVSYTVNDLWASRRYASAERMDFEKPLTSLVWLTSAVCIAATYATTWLVLADGTPGLWWKLATIISCGTLAGALIPELVKVFTSTGSRHTREVVASSREGGPSLNILSGLVAGNFSAYWLGMAIVVLMGAAYLVSELGLADVMHAPAVFAFGLVAFGFLGMGPVTIAVDSYGPVTDNAQSVYELSGVEQVDDAELQDALGTTPRWEHAKQLLEENDGAGNTFKATAKPVLIGTAVVGATTMIFSIIMGLTDGLTTGLENLSLLHPPFLLGLVAGGSIIYWFTGASTQAVTTGAYRAVEFIRTHIRLDGTAAASEADSRRVVEICTQYAQRGMLTMFLGVFFATLAFAFVEPYLFVGYLMSIALFGLYQAIFMANAGGAWDNAKKIVETELHANGTPLHDATVVGDTVGDPFKDTSSVALNPVIKFTTLFGLLAVDLAVQLSGQGRHALVLVLAGVFFLASTYFVHRSFYGMRIESHAAPSEPEAPTDAEPVARDEVVPDDEPGALLPQQPTPADDAVPSRV encoded by the coding sequence ATGACCGTGTCCACAACACCGTCGCGCGAGAGCGCGACCACCACCCGTTCCGTCGCACGTCCCGCAGCACGACACACCCCCGTCCCGGCTCGCACCGCCGGTCGCACCCGCACCGCCACGACGACCGCCGGCTGGCTCGCCCTCGCCGCCGTCGTCGCCCTCCTGTCGGGATGCGCCAGCACCACCTCCACCGACACCTCCGAGGGGGCGCCGCACGGCGGCGAGGCCGGCCTGGCCCTCCCCGACCTGTCGTCCGTCACGATCGCGGGCCTGCCCGGGCGGGTCTGGCTCGGCGTCGGGCTCGTCGTGTGCGCGCTCGGCCTCGCGTTCGGCGTGACCGTCGTCGCGCAGCTCAAGCGCCTGCCCGTGCACGGCTCGATGCGGTCCGTGTCCGAGCTCATCTACACGACCTGCAAGGCGTACCTCGTGCAGCAGGGGCGCTTCCTGCTCGTGCTGTGGGGCTTCATCGCCGCGGTGATCGTCGTCTACTACCGCGTCCTCGTCGGGTTCGACTGGGGACGCGTCGCCGTCGTCATCGCGTTCAGCCTCGTCGGGATGGCGGGGTCGTACTCCGTCGCGTGGTTCGGCATCCGCGTCAACACCTACGCGAACTCGCGCACGGCGTTCGCGGCGCTGCGCGGCCGGGCGCTGCCGCTGCACCGCATCCCGCTGCGCTCGGGCATGGCGATCGGCATGGTGCTCATCAGCCTCGAGCTCGCGATCATGCTGGTCATCCTGCTGTTCCTGCCGGGCGACCTCGCGGGCGCGTGCTTCATCGGGTTCGCCGTCGGCGAGTCCCTGGGCGCGGCCGCGCTGCGCATCGCGGGTGGCATCTTCACGAAGATCGCCGACATCGGCTCCGACCTCATGAAGATCGCGTTCAAGATCAAGGAGGACGACGCCCGCAACCCCGGCGTCATCGCCGACTGCACCGGTGACAACGCGGGTGACTCCGTCGGCCCGAGCGCGGACGGCTTCGAGACGTACGGCGTCACCGGCGTCGCGCTCGTGACGTTCGTGCTGCTCGGCGTGCCCGACCCGGGGGTGCAGGCCGCGCTCCTCGTCTGGATCTTCGTCGTGCGCGCCGTGATGATCGCCGCGTCCGGCGTCTCCTACACGGTCAACGACCTGTGGGCGTCGCGCCGGTACGCCTCGGCCGAGCGCATGGACTTCGAGAAGCCGCTCACGTCGCTCGTCTGGCTGACGTCGGCGGTCTGCATCGCCGCGACCTACGCGACCACGTGGCTCGTCCTGGCCGACGGCACGCCGGGCCTGTGGTGGAAGCTCGCGACGATCATCTCGTGCGGCACCCTGGCCGGCGCTCTCATCCCCGAGCTCGTCAAGGTGTTCACGAGCACCGGCAGCCGGCACACCCGCGAGGTCGTCGCGTCGTCCCGCGAGGGCGGCCCGTCGCTCAACATCCTGTCCGGCCTGGTCGCAGGGAACTTCTCCGCCTACTGGCTCGGCATGGCGATCGTCGTGCTCATGGGCGCGGCGTACCTGGTCAGCGAGCTCGGCCTCGCGGACGTCATGCACGCGCCCGCCGTGTTCGCGTTCGGGCTCGTCGCGTTCGGCTTCCTCGGCATGGGCCCCGTGACCATCGCCGTCGACTCCTACGGTCCCGTCACCGACAACGCGCAGAGCGTCTACGAGCTGTCGGGCGTCGAGCAGGTCGACGACGCCGAGCTGCAGGACGCCCTGGGCACGACGCCGCGGTGGGAGCACGCCAAGCAGCTCCTCGAGGAGAACGACGGCGCCGGCAACACCTTCAAGGCGACCGCCAAGCCGGTCCTCATCGGCACGGCCGTCGTCGGCGCCACGACGATGATCTTCTCGATCATCATGGGCCTCACCGACGGCCTCACGACCGGGCTCGAGAACCTGTCCCTGCTGCACCCGCCGTTCCTGCTCGGCCTGGTCGCGGGCGGCTCGATCATCTACTGGTTCACGGGCGCCTCTACGCAGGCCGTCACGACCGGCGCCTACCGGGCCGTCGAGTTCATCCGCACGCACATCCGCCTCGACGGGACGGCCGCGGCCAGCGAGGCCGACTCGCGTCGGGTCGTCGAGATCTGCACGCAGTACGCGCAGCGCGGCATGCTCACGATGTTCCTCGGCGTGTTCTTCGCGACGCTCGCGTTCGCGTTCGTCGAGCCGTACCTGTTCGTCGGCTACCTCATGTCGATCGCGCTGTTCGGCCTCTACCAGGCGATCTTCATGGCCAACGCGGGCGGCGCCTGGGACAACGCGAAGAAGATCGTCGAGACCGAGCTGCACGCCAACGGCACCCCGCTGCACGACGCGACCGTCGTCGGCGACACCGTCGGCGACCCGTTCAAGGACACCTCGTCCGTCGCGCTCAACCCGGTCATCAAGTTCACGACGCTGTTCGGCCTGCTCGCCGTCGACCTCGCCGTGCAGCTCTCCGGGCAGGGGCGCCACGCGCTGGTGCTCGTGCTCGCCGGGGTGTTCTTCCTCGCCTCGACGTACTTCGTGCACCGGTCCTTCTACGGCATGCGCATCGAGTCCCACGCCGCCCCCTCGGAGCCGGAGGCACCGACCGACGCCGAGCCGGTCGCGCGGGACGAGGTCGTGCCCGACGACGAGCCGGGCGCCCTGCTCCCGCAGCAGCCGACGCCCGCCGACGACGCGGTCCCGAGCCGCGTCTGA
- a CDS encoding nitroreductase/quinone reductase family protein, whose amino-acid sequence MSTTRVRPWHRLKQRMYRGGRPGPLARAMNAVAAWQYAHGVLTVGGRGVTLEVRGRASGRPVRVPLVLVRQQGERYLVSMLGTDAQWVRNVRADEGRAVLHAPRPEPVRLVEVPVEERAPVLRRYLAIAPGARPHVAVDRHAPLARFAEVAADYPVLRVEPR is encoded by the coding sequence ATGAGCACCACCCGGGTCCGGCCCTGGCACCGGCTCAAGCAGCGGATGTACCGCGGCGGACGACCAGGCCCGCTCGCGCGCGCGATGAACGCGGTCGCGGCATGGCAGTACGCCCACGGCGTCCTCACCGTCGGCGGTCGCGGCGTGACGCTCGAGGTGCGCGGCCGCGCGTCCGGCCGGCCCGTGCGCGTGCCGCTCGTGCTGGTGCGCCAGCAGGGCGAGCGGTACCTCGTCTCGATGCTCGGCACCGACGCCCAGTGGGTCCGCAACGTGCGCGCCGACGAGGGCCGCGCCGTCCTGCACGCACCCCGGCCGGAGCCCGTGCGCCTGGTCGAAGTCCCCGTCGAGGAGCGCGCGCCGGTGCTGCGCCGGTACCTCGCGATCGCGCCCGGCGCGCGTCCGCACGTCGCCGTCGACCGCCACGCACCGCTCGCACGGTTCGCCGAGGTCGCGGCCGACTACCCGGTCCTGCGCGTCGAGCCGCGCTGA
- a CDS encoding TetR/AcrR family transcriptional regulator, which yields MRQPPRARPRLSDAETERRVVDAALRLLAEQGITVGLDGLRFEDVVRAADVSRTSAYRRWPSRDTFVADVLVALARGTELTGIGDRIGDEVGALLAADTVDLRSPQGRHDLFVQLLRLSFQTDVEGTLSSPEFHTYLALRAAFVGVPDDDLRDEIAAALAHSERRAVARGRVVVAGAARLLGMRLVPPLAGDDGYTLVARAVSAASTGFAVSALADPGLVRTTRPLAPFGSTRTAPWSVPALTLAGIVLTHLEPDPDAPVPTLDDLTTGLRALIDAGAHAAATAE from the coding sequence GTGCGTCAACCACCCCGTGCCCGTCCGCGGCTGTCCGACGCGGAGACCGAGCGGCGCGTGGTCGACGCCGCCCTGCGGCTGCTCGCGGAGCAGGGCATCACCGTGGGCCTCGACGGGCTGCGCTTCGAGGACGTCGTGCGCGCCGCCGACGTCTCCCGGACGTCGGCCTACCGGCGCTGGCCGTCCCGCGACACGTTCGTCGCCGACGTGCTCGTCGCGCTCGCGCGCGGCACCGAGCTCACCGGCATCGGCGACCGCATCGGGGACGAGGTCGGCGCGCTCCTCGCGGCGGACACCGTCGACCTGCGCAGCCCGCAGGGGCGGCACGACCTCTTCGTCCAGCTCCTGCGCCTGTCGTTCCAGACCGACGTCGAGGGCACGCTCTCGTCCCCCGAGTTCCACACCTACCTCGCGCTGCGCGCGGCCTTCGTCGGCGTGCCCGACGACGACCTGCGCGACGAGATCGCGGCCGCCCTCGCCCACAGCGAGCGCCGCGCCGTCGCGCGCGGTCGTGTCGTCGTCGCGGGCGCCGCCCGTCTGCTCGGCATGCGCCTCGTCCCGCCGCTCGCCGGTGACGACGGGTACACCCTCGTCGCCCGCGCCGTGAGCGCCGCGAGCACCGGGTTCGCCGTGTCCGCGCTCGCCGACCCCGGGCTGGTGCGCACGACGCGGCCGCTCGCACCGTTCGGCTCGACGCGCACCGCGCCCTGGTCCGTCCCCGCGCTCACGCTCGCCGGGATCGTGCTCACGCACCTCGAACCGGACCCCGACGCGCCCGTGCCCACCCTCGACGACCTCACGACAGGGCTGCGCGCGCTGATCGACGCGGGCGCGCACGCCGCCGCGACCGCCGAGTAG
- a CDS encoding sensor histidine kinase: MAHRRVWRGSLRLRLTALTAGLLMVTLAVGALVLTSVLSAGRVSALDEVVRDRVDTVADLAEADRVPDPLPVAERGEIAQLLDADGRVLASSANASRTLPLLPEDTLAALRPDGDEVIVSTTTDSGYDPDARVALRNATYRGEPVVAVATVPLDEVRGLVGALRLALVVVVPVLTALLAATIWAVIGRALRPVDELRRAAADVARTGGSGSLPVPPVDDELAALARTLNDMLDRLETSAARQRSFVADAAHELRSPLASLRATLDVARAHPDAYPQEEVVADAEREASRMQSLVDDLLLLARVGSAPLRAEDVDLAALVRDVVDGENGAVRAVTVDVRGDGRARCDAVATGRVVRNLVGNALRHAASRVVVTVTEGSVVVEDDGAGIPAADRERVFERFVRLDDAREREAGGSGLGLAIAREMAREQGGDVVLADADLGGLRARVVLPAS; encoded by the coding sequence GTGGCGCACCGTCGGGTCTGGCGCGGGTCGCTGCGGCTGCGCCTGACCGCGCTCACCGCCGGGCTGCTCATGGTGACGCTCGCGGTCGGGGCGCTCGTGCTGACGTCCGTCCTGTCAGCGGGGCGCGTCTCGGCGCTCGACGAGGTCGTCCGCGACCGTGTCGACACGGTCGCGGACCTCGCCGAGGCCGACCGGGTGCCCGACCCGCTGCCCGTCGCCGAGCGCGGCGAGATCGCGCAGCTCCTCGACGCCGACGGTCGTGTCCTGGCGTCGTCCGCCAACGCGTCGCGCACCCTGCCGCTGCTGCCCGAGGACACGCTCGCGGCGCTGCGGCCGGACGGCGACGAGGTGATCGTGTCGACCACGACGGACAGCGGCTACGACCCCGACGCGCGCGTCGCGCTGCGCAACGCCACCTACCGCGGCGAGCCCGTCGTGGCCGTCGCGACCGTGCCGCTCGACGAGGTGCGCGGGCTCGTCGGCGCCCTGAGGCTCGCGCTGGTCGTCGTCGTGCCGGTGCTGACCGCGTTGCTCGCGGCCACGATCTGGGCCGTCATCGGCCGCGCGCTGCGGCCCGTCGACGAGCTGCGCCGTGCGGCGGCGGACGTGGCGCGCACCGGCGGCTCCGGCTCGCTGCCCGTGCCGCCCGTCGACGACGAGCTCGCCGCCCTGGCGCGCACGCTCAACGACATGCTCGACCGCCTGGAGACGAGCGCCGCCCGGCAGCGGTCCTTCGTCGCCGACGCCGCCCACGAGCTCCGGTCACCGCTCGCGTCGCTGCGCGCGACCCTCGACGTCGCCCGCGCCCACCCCGACGCGTACCCGCAGGAGGAGGTCGTCGCCGACGCCGAGCGCGAGGCGTCGCGCATGCAGTCGCTCGTCGACGACCTGCTGCTCCTCGCACGCGTCGGGTCGGCTCCGCTGCGCGCCGAGGACGTGGACCTGGCCGCGCTCGTGCGGGACGTGGTCGACGGGGAGAACGGCGCGGTCCGGGCGGTCACGGTCGACGTGCGCGGCGACGGCCGGGCGCGCTGCGACGCCGTCGCGACCGGCCGGGTGGTGCGCAACCTCGTCGGCAACGCGCTGCGGCACGCCGCGTCGCGCGTCGTCGTGACCGTCACGGAGGGGTCCGTCGTGGTCGAGGACGACGGCGCCGGCATCCCCGCGGCCGACCGCGAGCGCGTCTTCGAGCGGTTCGTGCGCCTCGACGACGCGCGCGAGCGCGAGGCCGGCGGCAGCGGCCTGGGGCTCGCGATCGCGCGTGAGATGGCCCGCGAGCAGGGGGGCGACGTCGTCCTCGCCGACGCCGACCTCGGCGGCCTGCGTGCGCGGGTGGTCCTGCCCGCGTCCTGA
- a CDS encoding response regulator transcription factor has protein sequence MRVLVVDDERGLTSALHRGLSAEGFAVDVAHDGETGLRMALDHEYDAIVLDIMLPRRNGYDVVTALRAQDVFTPVLLLSAKDGEYDVADGLDVGADDYLTKPFAFVVLVARLRALLRRPPQVRPAVLRVGDLVLDPSARTVTRAGEEVVLTVRELALLEYLMRHADRVVGKVELRDHVWEGTGEDVNVVEVYVGYLRRKLGRDTVATVRGAGYRVAG, from the coding sequence GTGCGGGTACTCGTGGTGGACGACGAGCGAGGGCTGACGAGCGCGCTGCACCGCGGGCTGTCCGCGGAGGGCTTCGCGGTGGACGTCGCGCACGACGGCGAGACCGGCCTGCGCATGGCGCTCGACCACGAGTACGACGCGATCGTGCTCGACATCATGCTGCCGCGCCGCAACGGGTACGACGTCGTGACGGCCCTGCGCGCGCAGGACGTGTTCACGCCCGTGCTGCTGCTGTCGGCGAAGGACGGCGAGTACGACGTGGCGGACGGGCTCGACGTGGGCGCCGACGACTACCTGACGAAGCCGTTCGCGTTCGTCGTGCTCGTCGCGCGGCTGCGGGCCCTGCTGCGCCGCCCGCCGCAGGTGCGCCCCGCGGTCCTCAGGGTCGGCGACCTGGTGCTCGACCCGTCCGCCCGGACGGTGACACGCGCGGGCGAGGAGGTCGTGCTCACGGTCCGCGAGCTGGCCCTGCTCGAGTACCTCATGCGGCACGCCGACCGCGTCGTCGGGAAGGTCGAGCTGCGCGACCACGTGTGGGAGGGCACGGGCGAGGACGTGAACGTCGTCGAGGTGTACGTCGGCTACCTGCGGCGCAAGCTCGGCCGGGACACGGTCGCGACGGTCCGCGGCGCCGGCTACCGCGTGGCCGGCTGA
- a CDS encoding LolA family protein, producing MAAVAVGAAVMGPPLFASAGDEGLPPVTPEELVAKVVEKDAPALSGTVVYTARLGLPSLPFGPGGASADPVNLMSGSSTLRLWSDGEQRSRVALLGAASEYSVVHDGTQAWTYSSDDDEVVHYTVDPADAATLEKLATEGPAVQGDLPTPQDAAEQALAHAKELSTVSVDGQTTVAGRDAYQLVVTPKSTTTLVGRVVLAVDATEWTPLRVQVWSASDDTEPALEVGFTDVSFATPSDSVLTFSPPAGAQVREVVVPLPTDAEMAAAEKHADGELPQGVTVHGEGWDTVVEVSGVDVTGALAGDPEALAELQEHEPTIGSDSAQALLEDFGGDPSDKADMGEIDPSALLDSIAKPVPGGRVVSSDLFSVLLTDDGRVLVGAVSPETLQGLA from the coding sequence GTGGCCGCCGTCGCCGTCGGTGCCGCCGTCATGGGCCCGCCGCTGTTCGCGAGCGCGGGCGACGAGGGCCTGCCGCCCGTGACGCCCGAGGAGCTCGTCGCGAAGGTCGTCGAGAAGGACGCCCCCGCGCTCTCGGGCACCGTCGTCTACACCGCGCGCCTCGGCCTGCCGTCGCTGCCGTTCGGGCCTGGCGGTGCGAGCGCCGACCCGGTGAACCTCATGTCCGGCTCCTCGACGCTTCGCCTGTGGTCCGACGGCGAGCAGCGGTCGCGCGTCGCGCTGCTCGGCGCCGCCTCCGAGTACTCGGTGGTGCACGACGGCACGCAGGCGTGGACCTACTCGAGCGACGACGACGAGGTCGTGCACTACACGGTCGACCCCGCCGACGCCGCGACGCTCGAGAAGCTCGCGACCGAGGGGCCCGCCGTGCAGGGCGACCTGCCGACGCCGCAGGACGCCGCCGAGCAGGCCCTCGCGCACGCGAAGGAGCTCTCGACCGTGTCCGTCGACGGCCAGACGACGGTCGCCGGCCGCGACGCCTACCAGCTCGTCGTGACGCCCAAGAGCACGACGACGCTCGTCGGGCGCGTCGTGCTCGCGGTCGACGCGACCGAGTGGACGCCGCTGCGCGTGCAGGTGTGGAGCGCGTCCGACGACACCGAGCCCGCGCTCGAGGTCGGCTTCACCGACGTGTCCTTCGCGACCCCGTCCGACTCCGTCCTCACGTTCTCGCCGCCCGCCGGGGCGCAGGTCCGCGAGGTCGTCGTGCCGCTGCCGACCGACGCCGAGATGGCCGCGGCGGAGAAGCACGCCGACGGCGAGCTGCCGCAGGGCGTCACCGTGCACGGCGAGGGCTGGGACACGGTGGTCGAGGTCAGCGGTGTCGACGTGACCGGCGCCCTGGCGGGCGACCCGGAGGCGCTGGCCGAGCTGCAGGAGCACGAGCCGACCATCGGGTCCGACAGCGCGCAGGCGCTGCTCGAGGACTTCGGCGGCGACCCGTCGGACAAGGCCGACATGGGCGAGATCGACCCGTCGGCGCTGCTCGACTCGATCGCGAAGCCCGTCCCGGGCGGGCGCGTCGTGAGCTCCGACCTGTTCAGCGTCCTGCTGACCGACGACGGCCGGGTGCTGGTCGGCGCGGTCTCCCCCGAGACGCTGCAAGGGCTGGCGTGA